In the Camelus dromedarius isolate mCamDro1 chromosome 13, mCamDro1.pat, whole genome shotgun sequence genome, one interval contains:
- the LOC105089225 gene encoding G-protein coupled receptor 183 has protein sequence MDNFTTHSPAPQESECDLYAHHDTARILMPLHYSIVFIIGLVGNLLALTVIIQNRKKINSTTLYSTNLVISDILFTTALPTRIAYYALGFDWRIGEALCRITAVVFYINTYAGVNFMTCLSIDRFFAVVHPLRYNKMKRIEHAKCICIFVWILVFAQTLPLLIKPMSKQENERITCMEYPNFEETESLPWILLGACFIGYVLPLVIILVCYSQICCKLFKTAKQNPLTEKSGVNKKALNTIIFIIVVFVVCFTPYHVAIIQHMIKKLRFPDLLECSQRHSFQISLHFTVCLMNFNCCMDPFIYFFACKGYKRKVMKMLKRQVSVSISSAVKSAPEENSREMTETQTMIHSKSLNEK, from the coding sequence ATGGACAATTTCACAACACATTCTCCAGCTCCTCAGGAAAGCGAGTGTGATCTCTACGCACACCATGACACAGCCAGGATACTCATGCCTCTGCATTACAGCATCGTCTTCATAATTGGGCTCGTGGGAAACTTGTTAGCCTTGACTGTCATtattcaaaacaggaaaaaaatcaactccaCCACTCTATATTCAACCAACTTGGTGATTTCAGACATACTTTTTACTACTGCTCTGCCTACACGGATAGCCTACTACGCGCTGGGCTTTGACTGGAGAATCGGCGAGGCCTTGTGTAGGATAACTGCTGTCGTGTTTTACATCAACACCTATGCGGGCGTGAACTTCATGACCTGCCTAAGTATTGACCGGTTCTTTGCGGTGGTGCACCCGCTGCGGTacaacaagatgaaaagaatcgAACACGCAAAATGCATTTGCATATTTGTCTGGATTCTAGTATTTGCTCAAACACTCCCGCTACTCATAAAACCCATGTCTAAGCAGGAGAATGAAAGGATTACGTGCATGGAATATCCAAACTTTGAAGAAACAGAATCCCTTCCCTGGATTCTGCTTGGTGCATGTTTCATAGGATATGTACTTCCGCTCGTAATCATTCTTGTCTGCTACTCTCAAATCTGCTGCAAACTCTTTAAAACTGCCAAACAAAACCCACTAACTGAGAAATCCGGTGTAAACAAAAAGGCTCTCAAcaccattatttttataattgttgtgTTTGTTGTCTGTTTCACACCTTACCATGTTGCAATTATTCAACACATGATTAAGAAGCTTCGTTTTCCTGATCTCCTGGAATGTAGCCAAAGACATTCATTCCAGATCTCTCTGCACTTTACAGTGTGCCTGATGAACTTCAATTGCTGCATGGAcccttttatatatttctttgcaTGCAAAGGGTACAAGAGAAAGGTCATGAAGATGCTGAAACGCCAAGTcagtgtatcaatttccagtgccGTGAAGTCGGCCCCTGAAGAAAACTCACGTGAAATGACAGAAACTCAAACGATGATACATTCCAAGTctttaaatgaaaagtaa